A genomic region of Arachis stenosperma cultivar V10309 chromosome 9, arast.V10309.gnm1.PFL2, whole genome shotgun sequence contains the following coding sequences:
- the LOC130951984 gene encoding uncharacterized protein LOC130951984 isoform X4, producing the protein MSHHSKRYVALKVMYFGKRYYGFASEAQMEPTVESEIFKALEKTRLLVGDRKESQYSRCGRTDKGVSSVGQVIALFLRSNLNDVGSGEIALESQYEGEIDYVRVLNRVLPNDIRIMGWCPVPVNFHARFSCLSRQYKYFFWKENLNILAMESAGKKLIGEHDFRNFCKMDAANVHNYRRNITSLEMSPTDVRYGDNELWVIKIRGSAFLWHQVRCMVAVLFMIGKGLESPNVIDMLLDTTSIPRKPQYTMASEVPLVLQSCEFEDIKFICSSDSGEALRVHLVNECQSYQLEAAIFHEALINCVPLSEDQPTRERKKKPSHVPIMLRPTEPSYEERRSKFDSKHEDHIHTAHLNIVGLPT; encoded by the exons ATGAGTCATCACAGCAAGAGATATGTAGCTTTAAAAGTTATGTACTTTGGAAAAAG GTACTATGGTTTTGCTTCAGAGGCACAAATGGAACCAACTGTTGAG TCTGAAATTTTCAAAGCTCTAGAGAAAACTAGGCTTTTGGTTGGTGACAGGAAGGAGTCACAGTATTCAAGATGTGGTAGAACAGACAAAGGTGTTTCCTCTGTTGGACAA GTGATAGCTCTTTTCCTAAGATCAAACCTAAATGATGTAGGTTCTGGAGAAATTGCTTTAGAAAGTCAATATG AAGGGGAAATTGATTATGTGAGGGTGCTCAATCGAGTCCTTCCAAATGATATTCGCATTATGGGCTGGTGTCCTGTTCCAGTCAATTTCCATGCAAG GTTCAGCTGTTTAAGTAGGCAGTATAAATACTTCTTTTGGAAAGAAAATTTGAATATCCTG GCAATGGAGAGCGCCGGGAAGAAATTGATAGGAGAACATGACTTTAGAAACTTCTGCAAAATGGATGCTGCAAATGTGCACAACTACAGGAGGAATATCACATCACTTGAGATGTCTCCCACAGATGTGAG GTATGGTGATAATGAACTTTGGGTGATTAAAATCAGAGGCAGTGCTTTCCTATGGCACCAGGTTCGCTGCATGGTTGCTGTTCTATTCATGATTGGCAAAGGCCTGGAATCTCCAAAT GTAATTGATATGCTACTGGACACTACTAGTATCCCAAGGAAACCTCAGTACACCATGGCTTCGGAGGTTCCATTGGTTCTTCAGTCATGTGAATTTGAAGATATTAAGTTTATATGCTCATCAG ATTCTGGAGAAGCACTGCGTGTACACTTGGTGAACGAATGCCAAAGTTACCAGCTTGAAGCTGCTATCTTTCATGAGGCACTTATTAATTGTGTGCCTTTATCAGAAG ATCAACCTACtcgagaaagaaaaaagaaacctTCACATGTCCCTATTATGTTGCGACCAACTGAGC CATCATATGAAGAGCGCCGCTCCAAATTCGACTCAAAACATGAAGATCATATTCATACTGCTCATCTCAACATTGTAGGCCTTCCTACATAG
- the LOC130950795 gene encoding probable F-actin-capping protein subunit beta, producing the protein MDAAMGLMRRIPPKHTETALSALLSLMPHHSSDLLSQVDQPLQVMCDVDCGKEFILCEYNRDADSYRSPWSNKYHPPLEDGSLPSLELRNLEIEANDIFAIYRDQYYEGGISSVYVWEDDNDGFVACFLIKKDGSKTGQGRRGYLEEGAWDAIHVIEVGPEDENTNYRLTSTVMLTLTTDNESSGTFSLSGSIRRQMNMRLSVADGHLSNMGRMIEEMESKLRNSLDQVYFGKTREMVCTLRPPSEVVQLRMPES; encoded by the exons ATGGACGCAGCTATGGGATTGATGAGGAGGATTCCGCCGAAGCACACAGAGACGGCTCTCTCTGCGCTTCTCAGCCTAATGCCTCATCACTCCTCCGATCTCCTCTCTCAAGTTGATCAGCCCCTTCAG GTTATGTGTGATGTGGACTGTGGGAAGGAATTCATACTCTGTGAATATAACAGAGATGCTGACTCTTACAG ATCACCTTGGTCGAACAAATACCATCCACCACTTGAAGATGGCTCCCTCCCTTCGTTAGAGTTGAGGAACCTTGAAATTGAAGCAAATGATATCTTTGCAATATATCGTGACCA ATATTATGAAGGTGGCATTTCATCAGTTTATGTATGGGAAGATGACAATGATGGTTTCGTGGCTTGCTTTCTGATAAAGAAAG ATGGTTCGAAGACAGGGCAAGGTCGTCGGGGCTATCTAGAGGAAGGAGCATGGGATGCTATACATGTTATAGAG GTGGGACCAGAGGACGAAAACACAAATTATCGGTTAACCAGTACGGTTATGCTGACTTTGACTACAGATAATGAATCATCGGGTACTTTCAGTTTGTCTGGATCAATTAGGCGACAG ATGAATATGAGGCTATCAGTTGCTGATGGACATCTTTCTAACATGGGAAGGATGATTGAAGAAATGGAGAGTAAGCTGAGAAACTCGCTAGATCAG GTATACTTCGGAAAAACAAGAGAAATGGTTTGCACATTGAGACCACCATCTGAAGTGGTGCAGCTGAGGATGCCTGAGAGCTAA
- the LOC130951984 gene encoding uncharacterized protein LOC130951984 isoform X2, producing MATQLNGGDNSDLIATLQARVKELEAENARLLSQLANCQIQEVEKKLHGTDAKETKSRKGNRKSGEKIENVPGYNSRFMSHHSKRYVALKVMYFGKRYYGFASEAQMEPTVESEIFKALEKTRLLVGDRKESQYSRCGRTDKGVSSVGQVIALFLRSNLNDVGSGEIALESQYEGEIDYVRVLNRVLPNDIRIMGWCPVPVNFHARFSCLSRQYKYFFWKENLNILAMESAGKKLIGEHDFRNFCKMDAANVHNYRRNITSLEMSPTDVRYGDNELWVIKIRGSAFLWHQVRCMVAVLFMIGKGLESPNVIDMLLDTTSIPRKPQYTMASEVPLVLQSCEFEDIKFICSSDSGEALRVHLVNECQSYQLEAAIFHEALINCVPLSEDQPTRERKKKPSHVPIMLRPTEPSYEERRSKFDSKHEDHIHTAHLNIVGLPT from the exons ATGGCGACGCAACTGAATGGTGGTGACAACAGTGACCTCATAGCCACCTTGCAGGCCAGGGTCAAG GAATTAGAGGCTGAGAATGCAAGGCTGTTATCTCAACTTGCTAATTGTCAAATTCAAGAG GTGGAGAAGAAATTACATGGCACTGATGCTAAAGAAACAAAATCGAGAAAAGGCAACAGGAAATCAggagaaaagatagaaaatgTGCCAG GCTATAACTCGAGGTTTATGAGTCATCACAGCAAGAGATATGTAGCTTTAAAAGTTATGTACTTTGGAAAAAG GTACTATGGTTTTGCTTCAGAGGCACAAATGGAACCAACTGTTGAG TCTGAAATTTTCAAAGCTCTAGAGAAAACTAGGCTTTTGGTTGGTGACAGGAAGGAGTCACAGTATTCAAGATGTGGTAGAACAGACAAAGGTGTTTCCTCTGTTGGACAA GTGATAGCTCTTTTCCTAAGATCAAACCTAAATGATGTAGGTTCTGGAGAAATTGCTTTAGAAAGTCAATATG AAGGGGAAATTGATTATGTGAGGGTGCTCAATCGAGTCCTTCCAAATGATATTCGCATTATGGGCTGGTGTCCTGTTCCAGTCAATTTCCATGCAAG GTTCAGCTGTTTAAGTAGGCAGTATAAATACTTCTTTTGGAAAGAAAATTTGAATATCCTG GCAATGGAGAGCGCCGGGAAGAAATTGATAGGAGAACATGACTTTAGAAACTTCTGCAAAATGGATGCTGCAAATGTGCACAACTACAGGAGGAATATCACATCACTTGAGATGTCTCCCACAGATGTGAG GTATGGTGATAATGAACTTTGGGTGATTAAAATCAGAGGCAGTGCTTTCCTATGGCACCAGGTTCGCTGCATGGTTGCTGTTCTATTCATGATTGGCAAAGGCCTGGAATCTCCAAAT GTAATTGATATGCTACTGGACACTACTAGTATCCCAAGGAAACCTCAGTACACCATGGCTTCGGAGGTTCCATTGGTTCTTCAGTCATGTGAATTTGAAGATATTAAGTTTATATGCTCATCAG ATTCTGGAGAAGCACTGCGTGTACACTTGGTGAACGAATGCCAAAGTTACCAGCTTGAAGCTGCTATCTTTCATGAGGCACTTATTAATTGTGTGCCTTTATCAGAAG ATCAACCTACtcgagaaagaaaaaagaaacctTCACATGTCCCTATTATGTTGCGACCAACTGAGC CATCATATGAAGAGCGCCGCTCCAAATTCGACTCAAAACATGAAGATCATATTCATACTGCTCATCTCAACATTGTAGGCCTTCCTACATAG
- the LOC130950364 gene encoding F-box/kelch-repeat protein At3g23880-like, whose protein sequence is MKDCLEILGSCNGLLCLLEIICNFVLLWNPCTGVESDWIEIEQRGVEVVNHGFGYDHVHDRYKLLLFVQKRRQEPKTPMVLTFGANNSWSTMPDFPFYPQRCKGEFVSGTLNWIHKVPGTLNSWMIVFFDLARESFGEVFLPFMNGENVCEPVLQVARECLCVCVDHQKSHFDVWIMKEYGVEESWTKLIVISHVELKHYEPPYPLYLVYIYENGVVLAIPPTSYKLVLYDPNDHNRLHYPLFDSSSDGMTKFPMSERAAPRGFHVFHESLVSPSHLGFPSEVAYWN, encoded by the coding sequence ATGAAAGATTGCCTCGAAATTCTTGGCTCCTGCAACGGCTTACTCTGCTTGCTCGAAATTATATGTAATTTTGTTCTGCTGTGGAACCCTTGCACCGGAGTCGAGTCCGATTGGATTGAAATTGAGCAAAGAGGAGTAGAAGTTGTGAATCACGGTTTCGGCTACGATCATGTGCATGACAGGTACAAGCTCTTGTTGTTTGTTCAGAAACGTCGCCAAGAACCTAAAACCCCAATGGTTTTGACGTTTGGCGCAAATAATTCTTGGTCAACAATGCCGGATTTCCCATTTTACCCTCAACGATGCAAAGGGGAATTCGTGAGTGGCACTCTCAACTGGATTCACAAGGTGCCTGGCACTCTCAATTCTTGGATGATAGTTTTCTTTGACTTGGCCAGGGAGAGTTTCGGTGAAGTATTTCTGCCTTTTATGAATGGCGAAAACGTGTGCGAGCCTGTGTTGCAAGTGGCGAGGGAATGCCTTTGCGTTTGTGTTGACCATCAGAAAAGTCATTTTGATGTGTGGATAATGAAGGAGTATGGAGTTGAAGAGTCTTGGACTAAATTGATTGTGATCTCACATGTGGAACTCAAGCATTATGAACCTCCTTATCCTTTGTACCTGGTGTACATCTATGAGAATGGTGTTGTTTTGGCCATTCCTCCTACAAGTTACAAGTTAGTTTTGTATGACCCAAATGATCATAACCGGTTACATTATCCTTTGTTTGACAGCTCAAGTGATGGCATGACAAAATTTCCCATGAGTGAGAGAGCAGCTCCCAGGGGCTTTCATGTTTTCCATGAAAGCTTGGTTTCACCCTCACATCTCGGCTTTCCAAGTGAAGTAGCTTATTGGAATTGA
- the LOC130951984 gene encoding uncharacterized protein LOC130951984 isoform X3, with protein MATQLNGGDNSDLIATLQARVKVEKKLHGTDAKETKSRKGNRKSGEKIENVPGYNSRFMSHHSKRYVALKVMYFGKRYYGFASEAQMEPTVESEIFKALEKTRLLVGDRKESQYSRCGRTDKGVSSVGQVIALFLRSNLNDVGSGEIALESQYEGEIDYVRVLNRVLPNDIRIMGWCPVPVNFHARFSCLSRQYKYFFWKENLNILAMESAGKKLIGEHDFRNFCKMDAANVHNYRRNITSLEMSPTDVRYGDNELWVIKIRGSAFLWHQVRCMVAVLFMIGKGLESPNVIDMLLDTTSIPRKPQYTMASEVPLVLQSCEFEDIKFICSSDSGEALRVHLVNECQSYQLEAAIFHEALINCVPLSEDQPTRERKKKPSHVPIMLRPTEPSYEERRSKFDSKHEDHIHTAHLNIVGLPT; from the exons ATGGCGACGCAACTGAATGGTGGTGACAACAGTGACCTCATAGCCACCTTGCAGGCCAGGGTCAAG GTGGAGAAGAAATTACATGGCACTGATGCTAAAGAAACAAAATCGAGAAAAGGCAACAGGAAATCAggagaaaagatagaaaatgTGCCAG GCTATAACTCGAGGTTTATGAGTCATCACAGCAAGAGATATGTAGCTTTAAAAGTTATGTACTTTGGAAAAAG GTACTATGGTTTTGCTTCAGAGGCACAAATGGAACCAACTGTTGAG TCTGAAATTTTCAAAGCTCTAGAGAAAACTAGGCTTTTGGTTGGTGACAGGAAGGAGTCACAGTATTCAAGATGTGGTAGAACAGACAAAGGTGTTTCCTCTGTTGGACAA GTGATAGCTCTTTTCCTAAGATCAAACCTAAATGATGTAGGTTCTGGAGAAATTGCTTTAGAAAGTCAATATG AAGGGGAAATTGATTATGTGAGGGTGCTCAATCGAGTCCTTCCAAATGATATTCGCATTATGGGCTGGTGTCCTGTTCCAGTCAATTTCCATGCAAG GTTCAGCTGTTTAAGTAGGCAGTATAAATACTTCTTTTGGAAAGAAAATTTGAATATCCTG GCAATGGAGAGCGCCGGGAAGAAATTGATAGGAGAACATGACTTTAGAAACTTCTGCAAAATGGATGCTGCAAATGTGCACAACTACAGGAGGAATATCACATCACTTGAGATGTCTCCCACAGATGTGAG GTATGGTGATAATGAACTTTGGGTGATTAAAATCAGAGGCAGTGCTTTCCTATGGCACCAGGTTCGCTGCATGGTTGCTGTTCTATTCATGATTGGCAAAGGCCTGGAATCTCCAAAT GTAATTGATATGCTACTGGACACTACTAGTATCCCAAGGAAACCTCAGTACACCATGGCTTCGGAGGTTCCATTGGTTCTTCAGTCATGTGAATTTGAAGATATTAAGTTTATATGCTCATCAG ATTCTGGAGAAGCACTGCGTGTACACTTGGTGAACGAATGCCAAAGTTACCAGCTTGAAGCTGCTATCTTTCATGAGGCACTTATTAATTGTGTGCCTTTATCAGAAG ATCAACCTACtcgagaaagaaaaaagaaacctTCACATGTCCCTATTATGTTGCGACCAACTGAGC CATCATATGAAGAGCGCCGCTCCAAATTCGACTCAAAACATGAAGATCATATTCATACTGCTCATCTCAACATTGTAGGCCTTCCTACATAG
- the LOC130947295 gene encoding co-chaperone protein p23-1-like, with protein MSRHPPVKWAQRSDEVYITVELPDAQDVKLKLEPEGKFYFSATTDAEKIPYEIDIDLFDKVDVNNSKVCVGSRSIFYLVAKAEDKWWDRLLKQRGKPPAFLKVDWDKWVDEHDEVDVDGKIGADMDFGNFDFSKLSLGGGEELDTEATNNADDDESDSEDEVTGQTSIDNEADTKEKVDVANEADTKEKEADTKEKVDVARTDPIKKSVRVKKAPVWAKDYYMG; from the exons ATGAG CCGCCATCCTCCTGTCAAGTGGGCTCAGAGGTCTGATGAGGTATACATAACTGTGGAGTTGCCTGATGCCCAGGATGtgaagcttaaactggagccaGAAGGAAAGTTTTACTTCTCTGCGACCACTGACGCAGAAAAGATACCTTACGAAATTGACATTGACCTGTTTGACAAGGTTGatgtaaat AATAGCAAGGTTTGTGTCGGCTCGAGAAGTATCTTCTACTTAGTGGCAAAGGCTGAGGACAAATGGTGGGACAGATTGTTGAAGCAAAGAGGGAAACCTCCTGCCTTTTTGAAAGTTGATTGGGATAAGTGGGTGGATGAACATGACGAGGTGGACGTAGACGGTAAAa TTGGAGCCGATATGGACTTTGGCAACTTCGATTTTTCT AAATTGAGCTTGGGTGGAGGTGAGGAACTGGATACCGAAGCGACCAACAATGCTGATG ATGATGAGAGTGACTCTGAAGATGAGGTAACAGGACAAACATCAATTGATAATGAAGCTGACACAAAAGAGAAGGTGGATGTTGCAAATGAAGCTGACACAAAAGAGAAGGAAGCTGACACAAAAGAGAAGGTGGATGTTGCAAGAACTGACCCAATTAAGAAAAGTGTAAGAGTGAAGAAAGCCCCTGTTTGGGCCAAAGACTACTATATGGGCTAA
- the LOC130951984 gene encoding uncharacterized protein LOC130951984 isoform X1, which produces MATQLNGGDNSDLIATLQARVKELEAENARLLSQLANCQIQEQVEKKLHGTDAKETKSRKGNRKSGEKIENVPGYNSRFMSHHSKRYVALKVMYFGKRYYGFASEAQMEPTVESEIFKALEKTRLLVGDRKESQYSRCGRTDKGVSSVGQVIALFLRSNLNDVGSGEIALESQYEGEIDYVRVLNRVLPNDIRIMGWCPVPVNFHARFSCLSRQYKYFFWKENLNILAMESAGKKLIGEHDFRNFCKMDAANVHNYRRNITSLEMSPTDVRYGDNELWVIKIRGSAFLWHQVRCMVAVLFMIGKGLESPNVIDMLLDTTSIPRKPQYTMASEVPLVLQSCEFEDIKFICSSDSGEALRVHLVNECQSYQLEAAIFHEALINCVPLSEDQPTRERKKKPSHVPIMLRPTEPSYEERRSKFDSKHEDHIHTAHLNIVGLPT; this is translated from the exons ATGGCGACGCAACTGAATGGTGGTGACAACAGTGACCTCATAGCCACCTTGCAGGCCAGGGTCAAG GAATTAGAGGCTGAGAATGCAAGGCTGTTATCTCAACTTGCTAATTGTCAAATTCAAGAG CAGGTGGAGAAGAAATTACATGGCACTGATGCTAAAGAAACAAAATCGAGAAAAGGCAACAGGAAATCAggagaaaagatagaaaatgTGCCAG GCTATAACTCGAGGTTTATGAGTCATCACAGCAAGAGATATGTAGCTTTAAAAGTTATGTACTTTGGAAAAAG GTACTATGGTTTTGCTTCAGAGGCACAAATGGAACCAACTGTTGAG TCTGAAATTTTCAAAGCTCTAGAGAAAACTAGGCTTTTGGTTGGTGACAGGAAGGAGTCACAGTATTCAAGATGTGGTAGAACAGACAAAGGTGTTTCCTCTGTTGGACAA GTGATAGCTCTTTTCCTAAGATCAAACCTAAATGATGTAGGTTCTGGAGAAATTGCTTTAGAAAGTCAATATG AAGGGGAAATTGATTATGTGAGGGTGCTCAATCGAGTCCTTCCAAATGATATTCGCATTATGGGCTGGTGTCCTGTTCCAGTCAATTTCCATGCAAG GTTCAGCTGTTTAAGTAGGCAGTATAAATACTTCTTTTGGAAAGAAAATTTGAATATCCTG GCAATGGAGAGCGCCGGGAAGAAATTGATAGGAGAACATGACTTTAGAAACTTCTGCAAAATGGATGCTGCAAATGTGCACAACTACAGGAGGAATATCACATCACTTGAGATGTCTCCCACAGATGTGAG GTATGGTGATAATGAACTTTGGGTGATTAAAATCAGAGGCAGTGCTTTCCTATGGCACCAGGTTCGCTGCATGGTTGCTGTTCTATTCATGATTGGCAAAGGCCTGGAATCTCCAAAT GTAATTGATATGCTACTGGACACTACTAGTATCCCAAGGAAACCTCAGTACACCATGGCTTCGGAGGTTCCATTGGTTCTTCAGTCATGTGAATTTGAAGATATTAAGTTTATATGCTCATCAG ATTCTGGAGAAGCACTGCGTGTACACTTGGTGAACGAATGCCAAAGTTACCAGCTTGAAGCTGCTATCTTTCATGAGGCACTTATTAATTGTGTGCCTTTATCAGAAG ATCAACCTACtcgagaaagaaaaaagaaacctTCACATGTCCCTATTATGTTGCGACCAACTGAGC CATCATATGAAGAGCGCCGCTCCAAATTCGACTCAAAACATGAAGATCATATTCATACTGCTCATCTCAACATTGTAGGCCTTCCTACATAG